One region of Mesobacillus boroniphilus genomic DNA includes:
- the opp3b gene encoding oligopeptide ABC transporter permease has translation MAKYLLKRVLYMFLTLFIIASLTFFLMKIIPGTPFASANKLGPAQMEIMKAKYGLDQPVPVQYAKYIGNLLQGDLGISFQFNNTPVTDLMFKRLGPSMQLGAQAMLLGTIVGIVLGILAALRQNSWVDYSSTFVAVLGKSIPNFVFAGLLQYFVGVKLGWFPVLFWRGFEYTVLPTIALAMLPIAIAARFMRTEMIEVLGSDYIMLAKAKGASFFEIAFKHALRNALIPLVTVLGPLAISLMTGSLVIEKIFAIPGLGEQFVKSITVNDYPVIMGTTILFAALFVVIILVVDILYGIIDPRIRLSGGNK, from the coding sequence ATGGCAAAATACCTGTTAAAAAGGGTACTTTACATGTTTTTGACTCTTTTCATCATTGCGTCCCTTACATTTTTCTTAATGAAAATTATTCCTGGTACGCCTTTTGCAAGTGCGAATAAATTGGGGCCTGCACAAATGGAAATCATGAAGGCGAAATATGGACTCGACCAGCCGGTACCTGTACAATATGCTAAGTACATTGGCAACTTGTTACAAGGGGATCTCGGTATTTCCTTCCAGTTCAATAACACACCGGTTACAGACCTGATGTTCAAACGGTTAGGGCCATCTATGCAACTAGGTGCCCAGGCGATGTTACTCGGAACGATAGTAGGAATTGTGCTTGGGATATTAGCTGCTTTAAGGCAGAACTCATGGGTCGATTATAGTTCTACTTTTGTCGCAGTATTAGGTAAGTCAATTCCTAACTTCGTATTTGCAGGATTGCTCCAATATTTTGTCGGAGTTAAATTGGGCTGGTTCCCAGTTCTTTTCTGGCGTGGATTTGAGTATACAGTTCTGCCTACTATTGCTCTCGCAATGCTTCCGATTGCCATTGCTGCCCGTTTTATGAGAACGGAAATGATTGAAGTATTAGGGTCAGACTATATCATGCTGGCTAAGGCAAAAGGTGCAAGTTTCTTCGAGATTGCATTTAAGCATGCTTTAAGAAATGCATTAATCCCATTGGTAACGGTTTTAGGACCATTGGCCATTTCATTGATGACAGGTTCATTAGTTATTGAGAAGATTTTTGCGATCCCTGGTCTTGGTGAACAGTTCGTAAAATCTATTACAGTAAATGATTACCCTGTAATTATGGGAACAACCATTTTATTTGCTGCATTATTTGTAGTTATCATCCTAGTTGTGGATATTCTTTATGGAATTATCGATCCACGTATCAGGCTGTCTGGAGGTAATAAGTAA
- the opp3C gene encoding oligopeptide ABC transporter permease, with amino-acid sequence MADFESNIPKDRFRPAEIDSAKSEEINRPSLTFWQDAWMRVRKNKGALVSLIIMAIVILMAFLGPLISGKEFDTQKVAHNNLPPKIQGLENISWLPFDGMKTNKAGKEIDMYEVKKVDEYYWFGTDALGRDLFTRVWKGTQISLYIAFLAAVIDMIIGVAYGAISGYYGGRLDNVMQRITEILVGIPLMIVVILMILVLQPGIISITVALTITGWVGMARVVRAQTLKLKEQEFVLASKTLGNSNGKIISKHLLPNLAGVIIINTMFTIPNAVFFEAFLSFIGLGLQDPYASLGTLIDEGFKVLRLHPHEMIIPAVIISIIMITFNMLADGLRDALDPKMRD; translated from the coding sequence ATGGCTGATTTTGAATCAAACATTCCAAAAGATCGTTTTAGGCCTGCAGAAATAGATTCGGCTAAAAGCGAGGAAATTAACAGGCCAAGCTTAACCTTCTGGCAGGATGCTTGGATGCGTGTACGTAAAAACAAAGGTGCCCTTGTAAGCTTAATTATTATGGCAATAGTGATCTTAATGGCTTTCCTTGGTCCATTGATCAGTGGAAAAGAATTTGATACTCAAAAAGTAGCACATAATAATTTACCTCCTAAAATACAGGGGCTTGAAAACATCAGCTGGCTTCCGTTTGATGGTATGAAGACCAACAAGGCCGGTAAAGAAATCGATATGTATGAAGTCAAAAAAGTTGATGAATACTATTGGTTTGGTACGGATGCGCTTGGACGTGACTTATTTACACGTGTATGGAAAGGTACTCAAATTTCACTTTATATTGCTTTTCTAGCGGCAGTGATTGATATGATCATTGGTGTTGCGTACGGTGCCATTTCAGGATACTATGGCGGACGATTGGATAATGTCATGCAAAGGATCACTGAAATCCTTGTAGGTATACCTCTAATGATCGTTGTTATCTTAATGATCCTTGTCTTGCAGCCAGGTATTATTTCCATTACCGTAGCCCTGACAATAACAGGTTGGGTAGGTATGGCCCGTGTTGTACGTGCCCAGACTCTTAAGCTTAAGGAACAGGAGTTTGTACTTGCATCTAAAACTCTCGGTAACAGTAACGGCAAAATCATATCTAAACACTTATTGCCAAACCTTGCTGGTGTCATTATTATCAATACAATGTTCACAATCCCAAATGCAGTATTCTTTGAAGCATTCTTGAGCTTTATCGGTCTTGGTCTTCAGGATCCATATGCATCGTTGGGTACATTGATTGATGAAGGTTTTAAAGTGCTAAGATTACACCCACATGAGATGATAATTCCAGCTGTTATCATCAGTATCATCATGATAACGTTCAATATGCTGGCAGACGGATTGCGCGATGCGCTTGATCCGAAAATGCGCGATTAA